In one Mastacembelus armatus chromosome 19, fMasArm1.2, whole genome shotgun sequence genomic region, the following are encoded:
- the kcnj12a gene encoding ATP-sensitive inward rectifier potassium channel 12, protein MSVGRISRYSIVSSEEEGLRLTTMHGMNGFGNGKIHTRRKCRNRFVKKNGQCNVQFANMDDKSQRYMADIFTTCVDIRWRWMLVVFTLVFVVSWLAFGLAFWVIALLHGDLDNPAGDDNFTPCVLQVNGFVAAFLFSIETQSTIGYGYRCVTEECPVAVFMVVFQSIVGCIIDCFMIGAIMAKMARPKKRAQTLLFSHNAVIAMRDGKLCLMWRVGNLRKSHIVEAHVRAQLIKPRITEEGEYIPLDQIDINVGFDKGLDRIFLVSPITILHEIDEESPLFGISKQDLETADFEIVVILEGMVEATAMTTQARSSYLASEILWGHRFEPVLFEEKNLYKVDYAHFHKTYEVPSTPRCSAKDMVENKFLVPSSNSFCYENELAFLNREDEEEDVGGGSRALANLSPDHNSRHEFERLQATRTLDQRSYRRESEI, encoded by the coding sequence ATGAGTGTGGGAAGGATCAGTCGCTACAGCATCGTGTCATCTGAGGAAGAGGGCCTCCGGCTCACTACCATGCATGGCATGAACGGCTTTGGCAATGGCAAGATCCACACACGGCGCAAGTGTCGCAACcgatttgtcaaaaaaaatggCCAGTGCAATGTGCAGTTTGCCAATATGGACGATAAGTCACAGCGCTACATGGCCGACATCTTCACCACATGTGTCGACATTCGCTGGCGATGGATGCTGGTAGTCTTCACgcttgtgtttgttgtgtccTGGCTGGCCTTCGGCTTGGCCTTTTGGGTCATTGCTTTGCTGCATGGAGATCTGGATAACCCAGCTGGAGATGACAACTTCACTCCATGTGTCCTACAGGTCAATGGATTTGTGGCTGCCTTTCTATTCTCTATTGAAACACAGTCTACCATAGGTTATGGCTACCGCTGTGTGACTGAGGAGTGCCCAGTGGCTGTCTTCATGGTGGTCTTCCAGTCCATAGTGGGCTGCATCATTGATTGCTTCATGATTGGCGCCATCATGGCCAAAATGGCGAGGCCTAAAAAGCGAGCACAGACTCTGTTGTTTAGCCACAATGCTGTTATTGCCATGCGGGATGGAAAGCTGTGCCTCATGTGGAGGGTAGGGAATCTTCGCAAGAGTCACATTGTAGAAGCCCATGTCAGGGCACAGCTCATCAAGCCTCGGATCACAGAGGAGGGGGAATATATTCCTCTAGACCAGATAGACATTAATGTAGGCTTTGATAAAGGGTTGGACAGAATTTTCTTGGTTTCACCCATTACTATTCTCCATGAGATAGACGAGGAGAGCCCTCTTTTTGGGATCAGCAAACAGGACTTGGAAACAGCAGACTTTGAGATTGTTGTCATCTTGGAGGGTATGGTTGAAGCAACCGCCATGACCACGCAGGCTCGCAGCTCCTACCTGGCCTCTGAAATCCTTTGGGGTCATCGATTCGAGCCAGTCTTGTTCGAAGAGAAGAACCTGTATAAGGTGGATTATGCTCACTTTCACAAAACCTATGAGGTGCCGTCCACCCCCCGCTGTAGTGCCAAGGACATGGTGGAGAACAAGTTCCTAGTCCCCAGCTCCAACTCCTTCTGCTATGAAAATGAGTTGGCCTTCCTAAACCGcgaagacgaggaggaggacgTAGGTGGTGGGAGCAGAGCACTGGCAAACCTCAGTCCAGACCATAACAGCCGACATGAATTTGAACGCTTACAGGCCACCAGGACACTGGATCAAAGGTCATATCGTAGAGAATCAGAAATATGA
- the lyrm1 gene encoding LYR motif containing protein 1 translates to MTASTRRTVLSLYMRVFRIARTWQAQSGVTSDTEVEKKYILQEARTLFRQNQQLTEQESIKRCIEECEARIEIGLHYRNPYPRATYLPPLGLATQKGRKLRVQQRLRKQAKPIYLQSHDET, encoded by the exons ATGACGGCCTCCACTCGCAGGACGGTGCTGTCACTGTACATGAGGGTGTTTCGTATTGCCCGTACCTGGCAGGCACAGAGTGGAGTGACAAGTGACACAGAGGTTGAGAAAAAGTACATTCTTCAGGAGGCCCGGACACTGTTCAGACAAAACCAGCAG CTCACAGAACAAGAATCAATAAAGAGGTGTATAGAAGAATGTGAAGCAAGGATAGAAATAG gtCTGCATTACAGGAACCCATATCCAAGGGCT ACCTACTTACCACCACTGGGACTGGCAACTCAGAAGGGCAGGAAGCTGCGAGTACAGCAGCGCCTAAGGAAGCAGGCCAAGCCAATTTACTTACAGTCACATGATGAGACCTGA